One window of the Daphnia pulex isolate KAP4 chromosome 8, ASM2113471v1 genome contains the following:
- the LOC124201198 gene encoding uncharacterized protein LOC124201198 isoform X2: protein MYYQCLEIPHEQGLSVSMEIFQRNMPYPAIFWSRGLFLPHKGKMPFCFKRLLQNISSVVKMLGYGAKKLESVVFNKSHFENFACDVVSKQYYIEIYNGSKSDWSLQYQLKIGSENQIGCS from the exons ATGTATTACCAG TGTTTAGAAATCCCCCATGAACAAGGTTTATCAGTTTCTATGGAAATCTTCCAGAG aaaCATGCCCTACCCTGCGATTTTTTGGTCGAGGGGACTTTTTCTACCACACAAGGGCAAGATGCCCTTTTGCTTCAAGAGATTACTTCAAAACATCAGCAGTGTCGTCAAGATGTTGGGGTATGGAGCTAAGAAGTTGGAATCGGTGGTCTTTAACAAAAGTCACTTTGAGAACTTTGCATGTGATGTAGTCAGCAAGCAATACTACATTGAAATCTACAATGGATCCAAAAGTGACTGGTCTCTCCAATATCAA CTCAAAATTGGCTCAGAAAATCAAATAGGATGCAGCTAA
- the LOC124201198 gene encoding DNA mismatch repair protein Msh2-like isoform X1: MYYQCLEIPHEQGLSVSMEIFQRNMPYPAIFWSRGLFLPHKGKMPFCFKRLLQNISSVVKMLGYGAKKLESVVFNKSHFENFACDVVSKQYYIEIYNGSKSDWSLQYQVSPGNLTQVEDLILGLTDITSQVGILAQNWLRKSNRMQLM; encoded by the exons ATGTATTACCAG TGTTTAGAAATCCCCCATGAACAAGGTTTATCAGTTTCTATGGAAATCTTCCAGAG aaaCATGCCCTACCCTGCGATTTTTTGGTCGAGGGGACTTTTTCTACCACACAAGGGCAAGATGCCCTTTTGCTTCAAGAGATTACTTCAAAACATCAGCAGTGTCGTCAAGATGTTGGGGTATGGAGCTAAGAAGTTGGAATCGGTGGTCTTTAACAAAAGTCACTTTGAGAACTTTGCATGTGATGTAGTCAGCAAGCAATACTACATTGAAATCTACAATGGATCCAAAAGTGACTGGTCTCTCCAATATCAAGTAAGTCCTGGAAACCTCACTCAAGTCGAAGATTTGATTTTGGGATTGACTGACATAACCTCTCAAGTTGGCATTCTAGCTCAAAATTGGCTCAGAAAATCAAATAGGATGCAGCTAATGTAG
- the LOC124201197 gene encoding uncharacterized protein LOC124201197 translates to MASQTTRLAVSIANECTEITYENQMKMCKLPLENNFDFSEASANTVRRYSYGPSNPPGSDRSKTVLLMGGTGSGKTTWINAMINYELGVEWADPFRFRLVDEVLQGGSQAHSQTQDVTVYHLHYRDGFQIPFSLTIVDTPGFGDTEGIERDHKITEAVAKLFRDENGIQELDAVGFVVKSSDARLTPSQSHIFESVIGIFGRDVKENVRFLATFADGKRPPLVLGAIKEAKLACQTDSSGLPCYQKFNNGAIYVSNQDEEDEYSPIDWRNGMKNFKEFFDELSNMPTKSLHLTRELWETANNSARMIYQGATASASAISHMRATLGIIDKICRNLLELKGDVKEFQMKCNFAKTVGTTSNVAGAALGVGGVVMAPFTGGASLVLTVSSLSATVAGVGINLTTDSINRKKTEKYLETINDLLSDLNQRCEELDAILDNYRTAVSGLEQSHGLNEGMSAYIIKKFALDYKRILSVTGSVAAFKAAIDLSRTIEIATSIGTLTTTATGGVSYVITRSMGELTAVELAAINNLGKVVLGRTTAIFRVFTNTMIVVNIGVVVFDIYSLVKDWKRHHPAVEAIDDAIEKLNTAKTEIENNLSIME, encoded by the exons ATGGCAAGCCAAACAACAAGACTTGCCGTTTCCATAGCAAACGAGTGCACTGAAATCACATATGAGAACCAGATGAAAATGTGCAAATTACCTTTAGAAAATAACTTTGACTTTTCGGAGGCGTCCGCCAACACTGTCAGGCGATATTCTTATGGCCCATCTAACCCACCGGGGAGTGACAGGAGCAAAACGGTTTTACTGATGGGAGGAACCGGATCGGGAAAGACGACGTGGATCAACGCCATGATCAACTATGAGCTGGGAGTCGAATGGGCCGATCCTTTCCGCTTTAGACTCGTCGACGAGGTTCTCCAAGGAGGGTCACAAGCTCACAGTCAAACCCAAGATGTTACTGTCTACCACCTTCACTACCGAGATGGATTTCAAATTCCCTTTTCGCTGACTATCGTAGACACGCCGGGATTCGGAGACACTGAAGGAATTGAGCGAGACCACAAAATCACAGAGGCCGTTGCGAAACTCTTCAGAGATGAAAATGGCATCCAG GAATTGGATGCAGTGGGCTTCGTCGTCAAATCGTCTGATGCCCGTCTAACTCCTTCACAAAGTCACATTTTCGAATCGGTCATAGGTATTTTCGGCCGTGACGTTAAAGAAAACGTCCGTTTCCTAGCCACTTTCGCCGACGGAAAGCGACCGCCGCTTGTCTTAGGAGCGATCAAAGAGGCCAAACTTGCCTGTCAGACGGATTCCAGCGGATTGCCGTGCTATCAAAAGTTCAACAACGGCGCCATTTACGTCAGCAATCAAGATGAAGAGGACGAGTATTCACCCATCGATTGGAGAAACGGAATGAAGAATTTCAAGGAGTTTTTCGACGAGTTATCAAACATGCCAACCAAATCGCTGCATTTGACCAGAGAACTCTGG gaaacGGCCAACAACAGTGCACGTATGATTTACCAAGGTGCCACGGCATCTGCCAGTGCCATAAGTCACATGAGAGCTACACTGGGAATAATCGACAAGATTTGTCGAAATCTACTAGAACTGAAAGGAGACGTCaaggaatttcaaatgaaatgcaATTTCGCCAAAACAGTGGGAACAACGTCCAATGTAGCCGGTGCCGCATTGGGTGTAG GTGGAGTTGTTATGGCTCCCTTCACTGGTGGAGCTTCTTTAGTGTTGACTGTTTCTTCGCTGAGTGCCACTGTGGCCGGAGTGGGCATCAATTTGACCACGGATTCCATAAACCGAAAAAAGACCGAAAAATATCTCGAGACCATCAACGATCTTCTTTCCGATTTAAATCAGCGCTGCGAGGAACTAGACGCTATTCTGGACAATTATAGGACAGCCGTCAGTGGGTTGGAGCAGAGCCATGGATTGAATGAAGGCATGTCGGCTTACATCATCAAAAAATTTGCCCTAGACTACAAGCGAATTTTGAGTGTCACTGGAAGTGTGGCCGCCTTCAAAGCAGCGATCGACCTGAGCCGAACAATCGAAATCGCCACTTCCATCGGCACGTTAACTACAACAGCCACAGGAGGCGTGTCATATGTCATCACGCGTTCGATGGGCGAGCTCACCGCAGTCGAACTAGCAGCCATCAACAATTTGGGAAAGGTCGTCTTGGGTAGGACGACCGCCATCTTCAGAGTTTTTACGAATACTATGATTGTAGTTAACATTGGTGTCGTCGTGTTTGATATCTATTCACTGGTAAAGGACTGGAAGCGCCATCATCCGGCAGTCGAGGCCATCGACGACgccattgaaaaattaaacacaGCCAAAACTGAGATCGAAAATAACCTGTCTATCATGGAATGA